The following are encoded together in the Anabrus simplex isolate iqAnaSimp1 chromosome 5, ASM4041472v1, whole genome shotgun sequence genome:
- the LOC137496905 gene encoding ejaculatory bulb-specific protein 3-like codes for MNGVLALCVLLATVAVVLAGDTYTTKYDNINVDEILGNERLRKAYSDCLMAEDDKSCPEEGKELRKDLPDALATGCSKCTDKQKEKAEKVIKWIIHNDAEGWKKLKAKWDPTGEYTKKYEEEARKHGITV; via the exons ATGAACGGAGTACTGGCACTGTGCGTCCTCCTCGCCACCGTGGCTGTCGTCCTGGCTGGCGACACCTACACCACCAAGTATGATAACATCAACGTGGACGAGATCCTCGGAAATGAGCGGTTGAGGAAGGCGTATTCCGATTGTCTGATGGCTGAAGATGACAAGAGCTGTCCGGAGGAAGGCAAGGAACTCagaa AGGACCTCCCTGATGCTCTGGCTACTGGATGTAGTAAATGTACCGACAAACAGAAGGAGAAGGCAGAGAAGGTCATCAAATGGATTATTCATAACGACGCTGAGGGATGGAAAAAACTGAAGGCCAAGTGGGATCCCACCGGAGAATACACCAAGAAGTACGAGGAAGAAGCCAGAAAGCATGGTATTACCGTCTAA